The nucleotide window CCCGTTGTACAGAAACGAGAAGGCCACGTTCTCGCCGCTGGCCGTCTTCACGTAGCCGGAGAGCGTCCGTACCCCGCGGATGTAGCCCGTCTTGGCGTGCAGGTTCCCCTGCGCCCGCCCCCCCACGAAGAGGCGCCGCAGCGTCCCCTCACGGTCGCCGCCCACCGCCAGCGACTCGTGGAAGGTCCGGCTCCACGGCTGCGCGTCCGCGAACACCAGCGCATCCACGAGCGCCCGCGCGCTGGCGCGGTTCAGCGAGGAGAGCCCCGAGCCGTCCGCCTGCCAGACCTGTCCGTATGGCACCTTGGCGTTCTGGATGAAGAACTTGGCCGACGCCGCCCCGCCCCGGGTGTAGCTCCCCACCCCGATGGAGTGCGCGGAGGCCGCCTTCCACAGGTGCTCCGCGAAGAAGTTGTCCGAATCGCGGTTCAGCTTGGGGATCATCCGCGCCAGCGGCATGGAGTAGTGGCGGTGGATCAGCTTCGCCCCCTCCGGGACGCGGCCCGTCCGCACCTCGCCCGCCACCTGGATCCCCTCCTCCCGGAGCGCCTGGCGGAGCGCGCCGCCGGCCAGGAGCGACGCCTCCTTCACCCCCACCGGGTAGCGGTGCGGCCCGCGCCCGGAAACCCCGCCCTTGATGATGATGGTGTCCTGCCCCGGGTTGCGGACCGCCCAGCCGCGGCTCCCGCCGGTGCGGGCGCGGTTGTCCACCGGGATCTCCGGTACGTCCGGCTCCCGGACGAAGGTGGCCGGGCCGCCCCCGGGCGACGGCTTCACGTTCAGCCAGAGGACGTTGCGCTGGAACGGCAGGCCGTTCACGGTGGGCGCGTAGTAGGCCGCGCCGTTCCCCGTGTCCGCCGGCCACTCCGGGCCGTAGTTGAGCGTGTCGAAGACGCTGGCGTCCGCCACCACCCCGCCCTGCACCGCCCGGACGCCGCGCGCCTTGAGCTGGCGCGCCATGACGCGCAGCGGCCGCATGGGGTCCTTCTCGAACTCCGGGTAGCCGAAGGCCGGGTCGCCCGAGCCGCGCAGGTACACCGGCCCCTGCACCACCCCGTTCTCCGGGACCGGCCCCGGGAGGAGCAGGTCCGTGGGGAAGCGGAAGTCCGCCCCCATGGCCTCCAGCGCCCAGATGGCGGTGAACACCTTGTTGTTGGAGGCCGGGATCAGGATCGAGTCCGCGTTGACGGCGAAGAGCGGGCGCTTGCTGTCCAGCGACCAGGCGTAGACGCTCCAGTCGTCCGAGCCGCCGCCGATGATGGCCTCCGCGGCGGCCTGCAGCGGAGGCTGCGCGGCCTGGCGGGACTGGACGGTCGCCGGGACGAGGAGCGCGGCGGCGAAAAAGGCGAGCCCGAGGGCCCGCCGCCTGTAGGTCGAAGCTTTCATGACTCTTCGGTTCGTTTGCTGCGTGATCCCGCCCCGGCCCCGGTGCCCGTCACCCGGGATGCCCGCTGCTGGGGGCGGGCGCGTCCCGGTGCGGGTGCTGCACCTGCTCCAGGAGCATCTGCTGGACGCGGAACGAGGCCCGGGTGTTCTCCTCCATGTCGAGCGTCACCTCGAAGAACGAGGCCACCGCGAAGAGCACCACTGCGGCCAGCACCGTCCCCAGGAGCGTCAGGATCCCCGCCTGCACCGTCATGTCCTCGCCCCCGATCCCGTAGGCGAAGAGCAGCCCCCCGACGAGCAGGGTGGCGATCCCCAGGAAGCGGAGGAACCCCATCATGAAGCGGAGCCCGCCGTAGCGCTTCTCCACCCCGGCCAGCCGGCTGGGAGTGC belongs to Longimicrobiaceae bacterium and includes:
- the dacB gene encoding D-alanyl-D-alanine carboxypeptidase/D-alanyl-D-alanine-endopeptidase, which codes for MKASTYRRRALGLAFFAAALLVPATVQSRQAAQPPLQAAAEAIIGGGSDDWSVYAWSLDSKRPLFAVNADSILIPASNNKVFTAIWALEAMGADFRFPTDLLLPGPVPENGVVQGPVYLRGSGDPAFGYPEFEKDPMRPLRVMARQLKARGVRAVQGGVVADASVFDTLNYGPEWPADTGNGAAYYAPTVNGLPFQRNVLWLNVKPSPGGGPATFVREPDVPEIPVDNRARTGGSRGWAVRNPGQDTIIIKGGVSGRGPHRYPVGVKEASLLAGGALRQALREEGIQVAGEVRTGRVPEGAKLIHRHYSMPLARMIPKLNRDSDNFFAEHLWKAASAHSIGVGSYTRGGAASAKFFIQNAKVPYGQVWQADGSGLSSLNRASARALVDALVFADAQPWSRTFHESLAVGGDREGTLRRLFVGGRAQGNLHAKTGYIRGVRTLSGYVKTASGENVAFSFLYNGRNTSGARGVQTQLGNLLADYAGQ